In one Echinicola marina genomic region, the following are encoded:
- a CDS encoding aminotransferase class IV, which translates to MSIIETVFLSPNPDKQYHQIDQRLANRASFFGDGIFETMIFSNGKIRFAHAHEERLNIGLEKLKIYPKGLSSLKQLEGFLIKEYGKDCMLRIRWNVFRSGLGKYTPQQSATGEIIMIQAHSPGFSVKDQAYISTSIKISSSPWANCKTLNALPYVMANIERVEKHMDEVILLDDQNHISEAGAANIFWVKDGEFHTPSLNCNCIAGVGRKMIIETIKKAGKKLNIGEYNEESLLSAEQVFTSNVTGIAYIKKIKETDFDIKPISFIENIFY; encoded by the coding sequence ATGTCCATTATTGAAACCGTCTTTTTATCTCCAAATCCAGACAAACAATACCACCAAATAGATCAGCGGCTTGCTAACAGGGCCTCTTTTTTTGGTGATGGAATTTTTGAGACCATGATTTTTTCTAATGGGAAAATCAGATTTGCCCATGCACATGAGGAAAGGTTAAATATTGGACTGGAAAAATTAAAAATCTATCCTAAAGGGCTTTCCTCACTGAAGCAGCTGGAAGGATTCCTTATCAAAGAATATGGAAAAGACTGTATGCTCAGAATCAGATGGAATGTTTTTAGGTCCGGCCTAGGGAAATACACTCCCCAACAATCCGCTACAGGAGAAATCATTATGATACAAGCTCATTCCCCTGGCTTTTCAGTTAAAGACCAAGCCTATATAAGTACTAGCATAAAAATCTCATCTTCACCTTGGGCCAATTGTAAAACCCTTAATGCCCTTCCCTATGTCATGGCCAATATAGAGCGTGTAGAAAAACATATGGACGAGGTGATTCTACTGGATGATCAAAACCACATATCAGAAGCAGGTGCTGCCAATATCTTTTGGGTTAAAGACGGAGAATTTCACACCCCTTCGCTCAATTGTAATTGCATCGCTGGAGTAGGGAGAAAAATGATCATTGAAACCATAAAAAAAGCTGGTAAAAAACTAAATATCGGTGAATACAATGAGGAAAGCCTATTAAGTGCAGAACAGGTTTTCACCAGTAATGTCACAGGCATTGCCTATATCAAAAAAATAAAGGAAACAGACTTTGACATCAAGCCCATTTCCTTTATAGAAAATATCTTCTATTAA
- the sdaAB gene encoding L-serine ammonia-lyase, iron-sulfur-dependent subunit beta translates to MARKSSVFDMIGPVMIGPSSSHTAGVVRIARAAIKVLGSSPDQALVTFYNSFASTYEGHGSDKAVIGGLLDFKTDDVRIKQSLDLAEERGLEFTFKSIGNASVYHPNTIKLNLVKGERKVEVIGESLGGGLINISAVDGFHADFSAQEHTLIIKADDVSGAIAFITSILAQEKANIATMSVSRKGKREIACHVIEMDSGLNPITVQYLKSIGWIHELIYIPKIDL, encoded by the coding sequence ATGGCTAGAAAAAGTAGTGTATTTGATATGATTGGGCCAGTAATGATAGGTCCTTCCTCGTCACATACCGCAGGAGTAGTAAGAATTGCCCGTGCGGCAATAAAGGTATTGGGATCAAGTCCCGATCAGGCTTTAGTAACCTTTTATAATTCTTTTGCCAGTACCTATGAGGGGCATGGGAGTGATAAAGCAGTGATCGGCGGCCTGTTGGATTTCAAGACAGATGATGTAAGGATCAAGCAGTCTTTGGATTTGGCAGAAGAAAGGGGACTTGAATTTACTTTTAAATCAATCGGCAACGCTTCTGTATATCATCCCAATACCATAAAACTTAATCTGGTAAAAGGAGAAAGAAAAGTGGAGGTAATTGGAGAAAGTTTAGGAGGAGGATTGATCAATATCAGTGCGGTTGATGGCTTTCATGCAGATTTTTCAGCACAAGAGCATACCCTGATTATAAAAGCGGATGATGTATCGGGAGCCATAGCCTTTATTACAAGTATTCTGGCCCAAGAGAAAGCAAATATAGCTACCATGTCCGTGTCCAGAAAAGGTAAGCGGGAAATAGCATGTCATGTGATAGAAATGGATTCAGGATTAAACCCGATTACCGTACAATATCTAAAAAGTATTGGATGGATTCATGAATTGATTTATATTCCAAAAATAGACCTTTAG
- a CDS encoding thymidylate synthase, whose product MKQYHQLLQHILDNGTQKGDRTGTGTLSVFGYQMRFDLQEGFPLVTTKKCHLKSIIHELLWFLKGESNIQYLKENKVSIWDEWADENGNLGPVYGYQWRHWPDGKGGEIDQIKHLIHQIKTNPNSRRLLVSAWNVADVDNMALPPCHTMFQFYVAEGKLSCQLYQRSADVFLGVPFNIASYALFTMMIAQVCGLEPGEFIHTFGDTHLYSNHLEQAKLQLTRDCRPLPSMKINPDVKDIFEFKFEDFELLNYDPHPHIKAPVAV is encoded by the coding sequence ATGAAACAATACCATCAATTATTACAGCATATTCTTGATAATGGTACCCAAAAAGGAGATCGAACAGGCACTGGGACTTTAAGTGTTTTTGGCTATCAAATGAGGTTTGACCTGCAGGAAGGCTTTCCTTTGGTGACCACCAAAAAATGCCACCTAAAGTCAATTATTCATGAGTTGTTGTGGTTTTTGAAGGGAGAAAGTAATATCCAATACCTTAAAGAAAACAAAGTTTCGATATGGGATGAATGGGCTGACGAAAATGGGAATTTGGGTCCCGTGTACGGTTATCAGTGGAGACATTGGCCTGATGGGAAAGGGGGAGAAATTGACCAAATAAAGCACCTCATCCATCAAATAAAAACTAATCCTAATTCCAGAAGGTTATTGGTGAGTGCTTGGAATGTGGCTGACGTGGACAATATGGCTTTGCCTCCCTGTCATACCATGTTTCAGTTTTATGTGGCAGAGGGAAAACTTTCCTGTCAGTTATACCAAAGGAGTGCTGATGTGTTTTTGGGGGTGCCTTTTAATATTGCTTCCTATGCTTTGTTTACCATGATGATAGCACAGGTATGTGGATTGGAGCCGGGAGAGTTTATCCATACTTTTGGTGATACCCATTTATATTCTAACCATCTTGAGCAGGCCAAATTACAGCTTACTAGAGACTGTAGGCCATTGCCAAGCATGAAAATCAATCCTGATGTAAAGGATATCTTTGAGTTTAAATTCGAGGATTTTGAGCTATTGAATTATGATCCTCACCCGCATATCAAGGCTCCGGTAGCCGTATAG
- a CDS encoding efflux RND transporter periplasmic adaptor subunit, which produces MAKKKSNKLIYWLSGALVLLVVVILIGKSMGWVGGPSETEVEAIKASKKTIVEKVSASGVIQPETEIKLSPDVAGEIIELNINEGDSVQQNDLLVKIRPDNFISVLDRNKANLSQQKANLAQSEAALNRSEAQFERAQLEYERNKDLYESKVISDSEFEQAKANYISAQNDLAAAKQSVEASKYVVKSAQASVNEASENLSLTNVFAPVNGVVSKLLVEKGERVVGTQQMAGTEMLRIADMSKMEVRVDVNENDIVRLSLGDTTLIDVDAYSSTGDEFRGIVTSIANSANEKASQDAVTEFEVRIRIINDSYKHLITEENRFPFRPGMTASVEIITDKKEDVLSVPLASVTTRENMKKDSTDQSSDLKELVFKIQENKAVLEEVKTGISDFENIEILEGLEEGMEIVAGPYHIVSKKLEDGDLIKRIDQK; this is translated from the coding sequence ATGGCTAAAAAGAAATCAAACAAGCTTATTTATTGGCTTTCTGGCGCACTGGTGCTGTTGGTAGTGGTGATTTTGATCGGTAAGTCTATGGGCTGGGTAGGTGGCCCTTCAGAGACGGAAGTGGAAGCCATCAAAGCATCCAAGAAGACGATAGTAGAAAAAGTCAGTGCTTCCGGAGTGATTCAGCCTGAAACAGAAATTAAGCTTAGTCCAGATGTAGCAGGGGAGATTATTGAATTGAATATAAATGAAGGAGATTCGGTGCAGCAAAATGATCTGCTGGTAAAAATACGTCCTGATAATTTTATTTCAGTACTAGATAGAAACAAAGCGAATCTGAGTCAGCAAAAGGCTAATTTGGCCCAGTCAGAAGCTGCCCTGAATCGATCTGAAGCCCAGTTTGAACGGGCTCAGCTTGAATACGAAAGAAATAAGGACCTATATGAGAGCAAGGTGATTTCTGATTCGGAATTTGAGCAAGCAAAGGCCAATTATATATCTGCACAAAATGACCTGGCTGCGGCTAAGCAATCTGTTGAAGCATCCAAGTATGTTGTGAAAAGTGCCCAAGCGAGCGTAAATGAAGCTTCAGAGAATTTGAGCTTGACCAATGTTTTTGCGCCGGTAAATGGAGTGGTTTCAAAATTGTTGGTGGAGAAAGGTGAACGGGTGGTAGGTACCCAACAGATGGCAGGTACAGAGATGCTAAGGATAGCTGACATGAGTAAGATGGAGGTAAGGGTAGATGTGAATGAAAATGATATTGTGAGGCTTTCTTTGGGGGATACAACACTTATCGATGTCGATGCATACTCGAGTACTGGAGATGAATTCAGAGGAATCGTGACATCCATTGCCAATTCGGCCAATGAAAAGGCCAGCCAAGACGCTGTGACAGAATTCGAAGTTCGGATAAGAATCATCAATGATTCTTATAAGCATTTGATCACGGAAGAAAATCGCTTTCCTTTCCGGCCGGGGATGACCGCCAGCGTGGAGATCATAACCGATAAAAAGGAGGATGTATTATCTGTGCCCCTTGCGTCGGTAACTACCCGTGAAAATATGAAGAAGGATAGCACAGATCAATCCAGTGATTTAAAAGAACTGGTGTTTAAAATCCAGGAAAATAAGGCAGTATTAGAGGAAGTAAAGACGGGAATATCAGACTTTGAAAATATTGAAATATTAGAAGGGCTGGAGGAAGGAATGGAGATTGTAGCCGGTCCTTACCATATTGTAAGTAAAAAGTTGGAAGATGGTGATTTGATAAAAAGGATTGATCAGAAATAA
- a CDS encoding NAD(P)/FAD-dependent oxidoreductase, whose protein sequence is MEVDFLLIGQGIAGTVLSYKLHQAGKSVCILDKASDNNSSRVAAGLFNPVTGRKMVKTWNADNLFPEILPLYAELEQLIGKRVIYSKPIYRPFNTIEEQNEWMGKSIEAGLQAYLSEVRLNSLYPEVNDPYGGIMLKNSGYVDINTLLDGYREWFEEFACIRDEVYDETQLGKKAGKWKYKDIEAEKIVYCNGLGAMKSCFFDFLPFAPVKGEILEMKDDFTPNEIINRGVFRITMPDHTIRVGSTYSWHDLDTGPTERAKKEIFERLNKIVPTEEKELCSHKTGIRPATKDRKPFLGKHPDGESVYIFNGFGAKGVSLVPYYSNMMFDLLESQIEPEKDVNISRFFKYI, encoded by the coding sequence ATGGAAGTGGATTTTTTACTCATTGGACAAGGGATTGCTGGGACAGTATTATCCTATAAATTGCATCAGGCGGGGAAGTCAGTATGTATCTTGGATAAGGCTTCAGATAACAATAGTAGCCGGGTGGCTGCAGGCCTGTTTAACCCCGTTACCGGGAGAAAAATGGTAAAGACCTGGAACGCAGATAATTTGTTTCCGGAAATATTACCCTTGTATGCAGAACTAGAGCAATTGATAGGAAAGAGAGTGATTTATTCCAAGCCTATTTATAGACCTTTTAATACTATAGAGGAGCAAAATGAATGGATGGGAAAGAGTATTGAAGCAGGCTTGCAGGCATACTTGTCGGAGGTTCGGCTCAATTCCCTTTACCCCGAAGTCAATGATCCCTATGGGGGGATCATGCTCAAGAATTCAGGATATGTGGATATTAATACATTATTGGATGGGTATAGGGAATGGTTCGAAGAATTTGCTTGTATAAGGGATGAGGTTTATGATGAGACCCAGTTAGGGAAAAAAGCAGGAAAATGGAAATATAAGGATATTGAAGCTGAGAAAATTGTCTATTGCAATGGGCTGGGAGCCATGAAAAGTTGTTTTTTTGATTTCCTGCCTTTTGCTCCGGTGAAGGGAGAAATCCTTGAAATGAAGGATGATTTTACGCCCAATGAAATCATTAATCGGGGTGTTTTTAGAATTACCATGCCAGATCATACCATTAGGGTAGGGTCTACTTACAGTTGGCATGATTTGGATACCGGTCCCACGGAGAGGGCAAAAAAGGAGATTTTTGAGCGGTTGAATAAAATAGTCCCTACAGAGGAAAAGGAATTGTGTAGTCACAAAACAGGAATCAGACCGGCGACCAAAGACAGAAAGCCGTTTTTGGGAAAACATCCAGATGGCGAAAGCGTTTATATATTTAATGGCTTTGGAGCCAAGGGTGTTTCTTTAGTACCTTATTACAGTAATATGATGTTCGACTTATTGGAAAGTCAAATTGAACCTGAAAAAGATGTGAACATAAGTCGATTTTTTAAGTATATTTAG
- a CDS encoding YicC/YloC family endoribonuclease — protein MIKSMTGYGIANFENEHYTISAEIKTLNSKFLDLSLRSPRQFSDREIELRALVGDILGRGKVSLTIEFTAKSSSDLPVSINQDLFENYFKTYKGMADKVGLDGGMDLFRMAAQAPNVVTTLSEKSDDPEEWDAVKKVVVEAAEKCDEFRKDEGETLFGKFKENLQVITSGLKQIQEEEPKRKDRIKARIRNNFKDWMEENSFDENRFEQELIYYFEKLDITEEIVRLGTHLEYFDKTMANGTNQGKKLGFIGQEIGREINTIGSKANDANIQRHVIIMKDELEKIKEQALNII, from the coding sequence ATGATTAAATCCATGACAGGCTATGGTATAGCCAATTTTGAAAATGAACACTACACGATAAGTGCTGAGATCAAAACCCTTAACTCAAAGTTTTTGGACTTAAGTCTGAGAAGTCCGCGACAATTTTCCGATCGAGAAATAGAGCTTAGGGCCTTGGTCGGAGATATTTTGGGTAGAGGCAAGGTGAGTTTGACTATAGAATTTACAGCTAAATCCAGCAGTGACCTGCCTGTAAGTATCAACCAGGACCTATTTGAAAACTATTTCAAAACCTATAAAGGAATGGCAGACAAAGTCGGTCTGGATGGAGGAATGGATTTGTTCAGGATGGCAGCGCAAGCGCCCAATGTGGTCACTACATTAAGTGAAAAGTCCGATGACCCAGAAGAGTGGGATGCTGTGAAAAAAGTGGTGGTTGAAGCTGCCGAGAAATGCGATGAATTCCGAAAAGATGAGGGAGAAACCTTATTTGGTAAATTCAAGGAAAATCTGCAGGTAATTACTTCAGGTTTGAAGCAAATCCAAGAAGAGGAACCGAAGCGTAAAGATAGAATCAAAGCTCGAATCCGTAACAATTTTAAGGATTGGATGGAAGAAAATAGCTTTGACGAAAACCGCTTTGAGCAAGAGTTGATTTACTATTTTGAAAAATTGGATATTACCGAGGAAATTGTCAGATTAGGGACTCACCTGGAATATTTCGATAAGACCATGGCAAATGGTACCAACCAAGGAAAGAAATTAGGATTTATTGGTCAGGAGATTGGCAGGGAAATTAATACCATAGGATCCAAAGCCAATGATGCCAATATCCAAAGGCATGTGATTATCATGAAAGACGAATTGGAAAAAATAAAAGAGCAGGCGCTGAATATTATATAA
- a CDS encoding biopolymer transporter Tol, translating to MKVKLVFIYFTILWLGSFSVSKAQFDQERFGKNRIQHQEFDWYFFTSNNFEVYYYGGGRDNARMAIDYLENEFERITQLIGYVAYTKPKIYIYNSHEEWLQSNKDLFENNYTVNGQTYFSKLLAEVAYTGDMASFKEELLYRTSKVILEEMLFGSTIADAFQSNLITSFPDWFIDGAALYLAKGWSMEMDDYVRHYLNDNNQPKLFKLDQKEAALVGQSIWNFVVQKYGKRYISSVLNLSRINRNEENSIANTLGVSFKSFVEQWKQYYERINEPVFSTFKEANDESSIARTQKNNEGAINDIKFSPDAKHLAYVINNDGKYKVIVRELGTNNEVTIYKGGYVADDQEPNFTTPVIAWRDTLNLTIATFKKGLTTLRMRSIDGSNQDKIFLRNITQIKSLDFSPNGKNMVLSAMAGGRTNIYTLNLRGQGRRLTNDVFDDITPVFINDSTIIYSSNKTDLPDSVMSKAPDVRKLPEYFNLFKIDLGDSMVITKLTNMNSKNYMPRVMNQNFVLHLSDQSGISNVMRLGIGSDISSQVSAFNASVESFDYSPISNKWAYAIKDGIGSKLVLESYPNRDQFTPGTPRVQLSQAKALNERLAARRLENQKDNNQVVVEEPVIEKLKEFAQDTVTLPSKSTGAINIDRLRFESKGGINTENYVFDTVPVPSEEQPSPRTTGRSSILEAFRKQSLKNTVRGPSPYTSQFMAHSLRTTFVVDPLRGFGINIDGQMADLLDNHIFKGGIMTTLDFRSGSDIFFEYQYLKSRIDFRGRFDRKALVMAEGDVTYQRYVLTKTELGFSYPFTVHSRFTAAPFFAKTQYYNLNPDSLIRGGDGPQNRFDVNYIGGKAEFVVDKTRQLGLYMEQGFKGKAGFQHYQGIGKADRSFSNFYLDLRNYQKIHKNITFATRLYAGSFMGNNPQSYLVGGMKNWLFNEFYEPPSNRPESSPIRNNDGRENSNILFAEFVDLRGYDYDEIRGRNVITFSAELRIPLFSYLSRGNIASNFIKNFQLVGFYDAGSSWDKAAPWERINDQNTEVINTDGSPFVITLNNFNNPWLQSFGGGLRTVLLNYYVKFDMARPIRNYDVEETKFYVTLGYNF from the coding sequence ATGAAGGTAAAATTAGTTTTTATTTATTTTACAATATTATGGCTTGGTTCTTTCAGTGTTTCAAAGGCCCAATTTGACCAGGAAAGATTTGGAAAAAATCGCATCCAGCACCAAGAATTTGATTGGTATTTTTTCACTTCCAATAATTTTGAAGTTTATTATTATGGCGGAGGTAGGGACAATGCCCGGATGGCGATAGATTATCTGGAGAATGAATTCGAAAGGATAACCCAATTGATTGGTTATGTAGCCTATACCAAGCCCAAGATCTATATATATAATAGCCATGAGGAATGGTTGCAGAGTAACAAGGATCTTTTTGAGAATAATTATACGGTAAATGGCCAAACCTATTTTTCTAAGTTGTTGGCTGAAGTGGCATATACGGGGGACATGGCTTCATTCAAGGAAGAGTTATTGTACCGTACGAGCAAGGTGATTTTAGAAGAAATGCTTTTTGGGAGTACCATAGCCGATGCTTTTCAGTCCAATTTGATTACCAGTTTTCCGGATTGGTTCATTGATGGGGCAGCGCTGTATTTGGCCAAGGGGTGGAGCATGGAAATGGATGATTATGTACGTCATTACCTAAATGATAATAATCAGCCCAAACTATTTAAGCTGGACCAAAAAGAAGCTGCTTTGGTGGGACAGTCCATTTGGAATTTTGTGGTTCAAAAATATGGCAAGAGGTATATTTCCAGTGTCTTGAACCTTAGCAGGATCAACAGAAACGAGGAAAACAGTATAGCCAATACTTTGGGAGTCAGCTTCAAGAGCTTTGTGGAACAGTGGAAGCAGTATTATGAGAGGATCAATGAACCGGTTTTTTCGACTTTCAAGGAAGCCAATGATGAAAGTAGCATTGCGCGTACCCAAAAGAACAATGAAGGGGCGATCAATGATATTAAATTTAGTCCTGATGCAAAGCATTTAGCCTATGTCATCAATAATGATGGAAAGTATAAAGTCATCGTGAGAGAGCTGGGTACCAATAATGAGGTAACAATCTACAAAGGCGGCTATGTGGCAGATGATCAAGAACCTAATTTCACCACGCCGGTAATAGCTTGGCGAGACACTTTGAACCTTACTATCGCTACCTTTAAAAAGGGACTCACAACACTCAGAATGAGGAGTATCGATGGAAGCAATCAAGATAAGATTTTCCTCAGGAACATCACCCAAATCAAAAGCTTGGATTTCTCTCCCAATGGGAAAAATATGGTGCTGTCAGCAATGGCGGGGGGAAGAACCAATATCTATACCCTTAATTTAAGGGGGCAGGGTAGAAGGCTGACCAATGATGTGTTTGATGATATTACACCAGTATTTATCAATGATTCCACGATAATCTATTCTTCTAATAAAACTGATTTGCCGGATAGCGTGATGAGCAAGGCTCCGGACGTGAGGAAATTGCCAGAATATTTTAATCTGTTTAAAATTGATCTGGGAGACAGTATGGTCATAACGAAGTTGACCAATATGAATTCCAAAAACTATATGCCCAGGGTGATGAACCAGAACTTTGTATTGCACCTAAGTGACCAAAGTGGGATCAGCAATGTGATGAGGCTTGGTATTGGAAGTGATATTTCCAGTCAAGTGTCTGCGTTTAACGCCAGTGTGGAAAGTTTTGATTATTCACCCATTTCTAATAAATGGGCATACGCCATTAAGGACGGAATTGGCAGTAAGTTGGTGTTGGAGTCTTATCCCAACAGGGATCAATTTACGCCAGGAACCCCCAGGGTACAGCTTTCTCAGGCGAAGGCCCTGAATGAAAGGTTGGCAGCTAGAAGGTTAGAAAACCAAAAAGACAATAATCAAGTCGTGGTTGAGGAGCCCGTAATTGAGAAACTGAAAGAGTTCGCGCAGGATACAGTTACGTTGCCTAGTAAATCAACAGGAGCGATCAATATTGACAGGCTTCGTTTTGAAAGCAAAGGAGGTATTAATACCGAAAATTATGTTTTCGATACCGTACCTGTTCCTAGCGAAGAACAACCAAGTCCAAGGACTACCGGTCGGAGCAGTATTCTGGAGGCCTTTAGAAAACAGAGTCTGAAAAATACCGTGAGAGGGCCGAGTCCTTATACTTCCCAGTTTATGGCACATAGTTTAAGGACGACTTTTGTGGTAGATCCTTTAAGGGGATTTGGAATCAATATTGACGGTCAAATGGCCGACTTACTGGATAACCATATTTTCAAAGGCGGAATAATGACGACCTTGGATTTTAGGTCAGGAAGTGATATCTTCTTTGAATACCAGTATTTAAAAAGTAGGATAGACTTTAGAGGCAGGTTTGACCGTAAGGCATTGGTAATGGCAGAGGGAGATGTTACCTATCAAAGGTATGTGTTGACCAAGACAGAATTGGGTTTTTCTTATCCATTTACGGTACATAGTAGGTTTACAGCTGCACCTTTCTTCGCCAAAACCCAGTATTATAACCTCAATCCCGATTCATTGATCAGGGGAGGTGATGGCCCTCAGAATAGGTTTGATGTGAATTATATCGGCGGTAAGGCTGAATTTGTGGTGGACAAGACCAGACAGTTGGGCTTGTATATGGAGCAAGGTTTCAAAGGAAAAGCAGGTTTTCAGCATTATCAGGGTATTGGAAAGGCAGATCGCTCGTTTAGTAATTTTTACCTTGATTTAAGAAATTATCAAAAAATCCACAAGAACATCACTTTTGCCACCAGATTATATGCAGGGTCCTTTATGGGAAACAATCCACAAAGTTATTTGGTGGGAGGGATGAAAAACTGGCTCTTTAATGAGTTTTATGAGCCACCATCCAACAGGCCCGAGTCTTCCCCTATCAGAAACAATGATGGGCGAGAAAATTCCAATATCCTTTTTGCAGAATTTGTGGACTTAAGGGGCTATGATTATGATGAAATAAGAGGGCGTAACGTGATCACCTTTTCTGCTGAATTGAGGATTCCCTTGTTTTCTTACCTTTCCAGGGGGAATATAGCTTCCAATTTTATCAAGAATTTCCAGTTGGTTGGATTCTATGATGCGGGCTCTTCGTGGGATAAAGCAGCACCTTGGGAGCGGATAAATGATCAAAATACAGAGGTGATCAATACAGATGGTTCTCCCTTTGTGATCACCCTTAATAATTTTAACAACCCTTGGTTACAGAGTTTTGGTGGAGGCTTGAGGACAGTATTGTTGAATTACTATGTGAAGTTTGATATGGCACGTCCCATCCGTAATTATGATGTGGAAGAGACCAAGTTTTACGTGACCCTGGGGTATAATTTCTAG
- a CDS encoding TolC family protein produces MRFFITLTVIVFNVLDAWSQGNVSNLSLEECVQIGLENNLELQRSVLNQENNQANLMEAKGQRYPSLSMTSSYNYSWGRALDNVTNDYLPSSSFGSAGFSVRSNVSLFSGGRINNSINQAAVDLETGELNVEATKNNITLNIVNLFVNVVFAKEQVNVAKSQLEVTSNQLERTRKLVEVGALPISDQYDLEAQNATSNMELTNAQNNLRLAKLNLMQAIQIPYEEEFDVSVPDLEAENYLIGEHSVNEVYAIALALMPEVKAAQLGIESAEYGVKMAKGAYYPTLGFGANASTNFNELYKDVVPFWEQFDGNLSEVIGVNLNIPIFSNLSNKANLQRAKVQKKLSKINVKEVQNRLRQDIETAYTNALSAKQSYESSLLRVSSLNEAFRMAQKRFEVGMINAVDFQVAQNNLFNAQADLLQAKYQYIFSVKVLDFYVGNPLTL; encoded by the coding sequence ATGAGATTTTTTATAACCCTAACCGTAATTGTTTTTAATGTTTTAGATGCTTGGAGTCAAGGTAATGTTTCTAATTTATCCTTGGAAGAGTGTGTACAGATAGGCTTGGAAAACAATTTGGAACTCCAACGTAGTGTTTTGAACCAAGAAAATAATCAAGCCAATCTGATGGAAGCAAAAGGGCAACGCTACCCTTCACTTTCCATGACCTCTTCTTATAACTATAGTTGGGGACGCGCACTTGATAATGTCACCAATGATTATTTACCAAGTAGTAGTTTTGGTAGTGCCGGTTTCAGTGTTAGAAGTAATGTAAGCTTATTTTCTGGCGGTAGAATTAATAATAGCATCAACCAGGCCGCGGTAGATTTGGAAACGGGAGAATTAAATGTGGAGGCCACAAAAAACAATATCACACTGAATATTGTCAATCTATTTGTCAATGTAGTATTTGCCAAGGAGCAGGTGAACGTGGCTAAATCGCAGTTGGAAGTTACCAGTAACCAGTTGGAGAGGACAAGGAAGTTGGTGGAAGTGGGAGCGCTTCCTATTTCAGACCAGTATGATTTGGAGGCCCAGAATGCGACCAGCAATATGGAACTGACCAATGCCCAGAATAATCTCAGGTTGGCCAAGTTGAATTTGATGCAGGCCATTCAAATTCCCTATGAGGAGGAATTCGATGTATCTGTACCTGATTTGGAAGCAGAGAACTATTTGATAGGAGAACACAGTGTAAATGAGGTTTATGCCATAGCCTTGGCGCTTATGCCTGAGGTGAAAGCCGCGCAATTGGGGATTGAAAGTGCAGAGTATGGCGTTAAAATGGCCAAAGGGGCTTACTATCCAACTTTGGGTTTTGGTGCTAATGCCAGCACAAACTTTAATGAACTCTATAAGGATGTTGTACCATTTTGGGAACAGTTTGATGGGAATTTAAGTGAGGTGATTGGCGTCAATTTAAATATTCCTATTTTTTCCAACCTTTCGAACAAAGCTAACTTGCAACGAGCCAAGGTTCAAAAGAAATTAAGTAAGATCAATGTCAAAGAAGTCCAAAACAGGTTAAGACAGGATATTGAGACGGCGTATACCAATGCATTGTCTGCTAAGCAGTCTTATGAATCTTCACTTTTGAGAGTGTCTTCTTTGAATGAAGCTTTTAGGATGGCTCAGAAGAGATTTGAAGTAGGCATGATCAATGCTGTTGATTTTCAAGTAGCACAAAACAACTTATTTAATGCACAGGCAGATTTGCTTCAGGCAAAATACCAATATATTTTTAGTGTAAAAGTATTGGATTTTTATGTGGGCAATCCCTTAACACTTTAA